In a genomic window of Ipomoea triloba cultivar NCNSP0323 chromosome 3, ASM357664v1:
- the LOC116014146 gene encoding ethylene-responsive transcription factor ERF039-like, with product MAEPSYSGTELSSSSNNSCTTLLSATQTSSPNNHRKRPRQDGDNVNAVASYVGVRMRAWGKWVSEIREPKKKSRIWLGTFATAEMAARAHDVAAVAIKGDAANLNFPELAGLLPRPASCSPRDVRAAAIKAARMDHLLSREPTAPPEPASSSSSSSEKAEISAEPSQDELGEILELPELAADTIYDDFVFPNWDGWDWWPCSAADGGAGYYGEIVFDTGEFGNFLWQH from the coding sequence ATGGCGGAACCATCGTACTCGGGAACTGAGTTAAGTAGCAGCAGTAATAACTCATGCACAACGTTATTATCTGCTACTCAAACCTCAAGCCCGAATAACCACCGCAAACGGCCCAGACAAGACGGCGACAACGTTAACGCCGTGGCGTCGTACGTTGGAGTGAGAATGCGGGCTTGGGGGAAATGGGTGTCGGAAATCCGGGAGCCCAAGAAGAAGTCTCGGATCTGGCTCGGCACTTTCGCCACCGCCGAGATGGCTGCCCGGGCCCACGATGTCGCCGCGGTGGCCATTAAGGGCGACGCCGCCAACCTTAACTTCCCCGAACTGGCCGGGCTGTTGCCCCGACCCGCTTCCTGCTCCCCGCGCGACGTCCGAGCCGCCGCCATTAAAGCCGCCCGCATGGACCACCTCCTCAGCCGCGAGCCGACCGCGCCACCAGAGccggcttcttcttcttcttcttcgtcggAGAAAGCCGAGATATCAGCCGAGCCGAGCCAGGACGAGCTGGGAGAGATTTTGGAGCTGCCGGAGCTGGCGGCGGACACTATCTACGACGACTTCGTGTTCCCCAACTGGGACGGCTGGGACTGGTGGCCGTGTAGCGCCGCCGACGGCGGCGCCGGATATTACGGCGAAATCGTGTTCGACACCGGCGAGTTCGGAAACTTTCTGTGGCAACACTGA